In Actinomycetota bacterium, a single genomic region encodes these proteins:
- a CDS encoding NAD(P)-dependent oxidoreductase produces MSRVLVTGASGFIGGYVVAELLDRGLDVLGLDDHSKYGPVTRSYHDHPRYRLVEGDARDADLVYDLLEGCQHLIAGAAMIGGISYFHTYAYDLLATNERITAATCDAAIRRHRDGAPLEKVTYLSSSMVFESTTCWPSHEGQERHIPPPASSYGFQKLAVEYFARAAWDQHQLPYTIVRPFNCVGIGEARARGDVEITSGDVKLAMSHVVPDLVQKIVRGQDPLHILGSGRQVRHYTYGGDLARGIATAMTHPAARNQDFNLSTAASTTVLELAELIWRKLKGPNVPFRWVSDEPFEHDVAKRIPAVDKARQLLGWEATTSLDDMLDEVIPWIVDAIEDGRI; encoded by the coding sequence GTGAGCCGGGTCCTGGTGACCGGAGCGTCGGGGTTCATCGGCGGGTACGTGGTCGCCGAGCTCCTCGACCGTGGCTTGGACGTGCTGGGCCTCGACGACCACTCCAAGTACGGCCCGGTCACCAGGTCCTACCACGATCATCCCCGCTACCGGCTGGTCGAGGGCGACGCTCGCGACGCCGACCTGGTGTACGACCTCCTGGAAGGGTGCCAGCACCTGATCGCCGGGGCGGCGATGATCGGGGGGATCTCCTACTTCCACACCTACGCCTACGACCTGCTGGCCACCAACGAGCGGATCACCGCCGCGACCTGCGACGCCGCGATCCGTCGCCACCGCGACGGCGCCCCGCTCGAAAAGGTCACCTACCTGTCGTCGTCCATGGTGTTCGAATCGACCACCTGCTGGCCGTCGCACGAAGGCCAGGAACGCCACATCCCGCCGCCGGCGTCGTCGTACGGCTTCCAGAAGCTGGCGGTAGAGTACTTCGCCCGCGCGGCGTGGGACCAACACCAGCTGCCGTACACGATCGTGCGGCCGTTCAACTGCGTGGGGATCGGTGAGGCTCGCGCCCGCGGGGACGTGGAGATCACCAGCGGGGACGTGAAGCTGGCCATGAGCCACGTGGTCCCCGACCTGGTGCAGAAGATCGTCCGGGGCCAGGATCCGCTACACATCCTGGGATCCGGGCGGCAGGTGCGCCATTACACCTACGGCGGCGACCTGGCCCGTGGCATCGCGACCGCCATGACCCATCCCGCGGCGCGCAACCAGGACTTCAACCTGTCCACCGCCGCGTCCACGACCGTGCTGGAGCTGGCCGAGCTGATCTGGCGCAAGCTCAAAGGCCCCAATGTCCCGTTCCGCTGGGTGTCGGACGAGCCGTTCGAGCATGACGTCGCCAAGCGCATCCCGGCGGTCGACAAAGCCCGTCAGCTGCTGGGCTGGGAGGCGACCACCTCCCTCGACGACATGCTCGACGAGGTCATCCCCTGGATCGTCGACGCGATCGAGGACGGCCGGATCTGA
- a CDS encoding exopolysaccharide biosynthesis polyprenyl glycosylphosphotransferase — protein sequence MAQRQRSHRPARTPRTAPADLPLLTRLNERGFRLVQAADAVAVFCILVATNLVRFGWETWDPGPGASYDRGDYLLSFAVAAAIHVAVYYFGGLYEREPRLGFPPALPRAVPLTVVGVLLTGLVVMATSGAGVRVLPFPTINLGVLAVLGSVAVAANRRAVHLVRLNRQGPPRVLLVGAPDEVNVARQHIRDANHAELVGSTSTTEDLLEQVERHRATDVVLLSGRWLDSLYPTLLNRLERKGVTVLQRVTAKDTLFGLQGVREVGGMPFVLLRNQTLPVSRARFKRVFELILLAALSPTLLPLLGAVAVYQLIVVGRPILFWQERVGKDGRPFEMVKFRTMYPSAEEDGAPRLATYDDPRIISACRWVRAMRLDELPQLWNILHGEMSLVGPRPERPLLTAQFEELIPGYTRRYEIPPGITGLAQVHGRYDTDPEYKLGYDLQYLVNWSPVLDLEILLRTVWVVVARRI from the coding sequence GTGGCGCAGCGGCAGCGTTCACACCGCCCGGCCCGCACACCGAGGACTGCGCCAGCGGATCTGCCGCTGCTGACCCGGCTGAACGAGCGCGGGTTCCGACTGGTGCAGGCCGCCGACGCCGTGGCGGTGTTCTGCATCCTGGTGGCGACCAACCTGGTGCGCTTCGGTTGGGAGACGTGGGATCCCGGCCCGGGGGCGAGCTACGACCGGGGTGATTACCTGCTGTCGTTCGCGGTGGCCGCCGCCATCCACGTCGCCGTGTACTACTTCGGCGGGTTGTACGAACGCGAGCCCCGCCTGGGGTTCCCGCCGGCCCTTCCGCGGGCAGTTCCGCTCACGGTGGTGGGGGTCCTGCTGACCGGTCTGGTGGTGATGGCGACCAGCGGCGCGGGGGTGCGTGTGCTGCCCTTCCCGACGATCAACCTGGGTGTGCTGGCGGTGCTGGGTTCGGTCGCGGTCGCGGCGAACCGGCGTGCGGTGCACCTGGTCCGGCTCAACCGCCAGGGACCACCCCGCGTCCTGCTCGTCGGCGCGCCCGACGAGGTGAACGTCGCCCGGCAGCACATCCGCGACGCCAACCACGCCGAACTGGTCGGCTCCACGTCGACCACCGAGGACCTGCTCGAACAGGTGGAGCGCCATCGAGCCACCGATGTCGTCCTGCTGTCGGGCCGCTGGCTGGATTCGCTCTACCCGACGCTGCTCAACCGCCTGGAGCGCAAGGGCGTCACCGTCCTGCAACGGGTCACCGCCAAGGACACCCTGTTCGGCCTGCAAGGGGTCCGCGAGGTCGGTGGCATGCCGTTCGTCCTGCTGCGCAACCAGACCCTCCCGGTCTCGCGCGCACGCTTCAAGCGGGTCTTCGAGCTCATCCTGCTCGCGGCGCTGTCTCCGACTTTGCTGCCGCTGTTGGGCGCGGTCGCCGTCTACCAGCTGATCGTCGTCGGTCGACCGATCCTCTTCTGGCAGGAACGCGTCGGGAAGGACGGCCGACCGTTCGAGATGGTGAAGTTCCGCACCATGTACCCATCCGCCGAGGAGGACGGCGCCCCGCGGCTCGCCACGTACGACGATCCGCGCATCATCTCGGCGTGCCGCTGGGTGCGGGCCATGCGCCTCGACGAGCTACCGCAGCTGTGGAACATCCTCCACGGCGAGATGTCGCTGGTCGGGCCGCGCCCCGAACGGCCGCTGCTGACCGCACAGTTCGAGGAGCTCATCCCCGGCTACACGCGCCGCTACGAGATCCCGCCGGGGATCACCGGGCTGGCGCAGGTCCACGGCCGGTACGACACCGACCCCGAGTACAAGCTGGGCTACGACCTGCAGTACCTCGTGAACTGGTCACCGGTGCTGGACCTCGAGATCCTGCTGCGGACCGTGTGGGTGGTGGTCGCCCGCCGGATCTGA
- a CDS encoding DUF5319 domain-containing protein → MADEFDEEPRLDDHESALVRQDLQDLSRFEDTFAAEGYRGVSVFCHDCEEEHFYPWAMLRENLQALLETGETPVHEPAFAPEPDQYVPWEYARGYVDALADVGVHERVDVDACPRCRWLIPQQLREGNFCPRCGTPLLRERLRRVLTGRGVPDVDAVLRAAGLPG, encoded by the coding sequence ATGGCTGACGAGTTCGATGAGGAGCCTCGGCTCGACGATCACGAGTCGGCGTTGGTCCGCCAGGACCTGCAGGACCTGTCGAGGTTCGAGGACACGTTCGCGGCGGAGGGCTACCGCGGCGTGTCGGTGTTTTGTCACGACTGCGAGGAGGAGCACTTCTACCCGTGGGCGATGCTGCGGGAGAACCTGCAGGCGCTGCTCGAGACCGGCGAGACGCCCGTCCACGAGCCGGCGTTCGCACCCGAGCCCGACCAGTACGTCCCGTGGGAGTACGCGCGCGGGTACGTCGACGCGCTGGCAGACGTCGGCGTCCACGAACGGGTGGACGTCGACGCGTGCCCGCGCTGCCGGTGGCTGATCCCGCAGCAGCTGCGCGAAGGCAACTTCTGCCCCCGCTGCGGAACGCCGCTGCTCCGTGAGCGGCTGCGTCGGGTCCTGACGGGGCGGGGTGTGCCCGACGTCGACGCGGTGCTCCGAGCAGCCGGCCTGCCCGGGTGA
- a CDS encoding glycosyltransferase family 2 protein, protein MSGYRGIGRTLAAVRTSGETTAAGRSVSILLPVLDEADHIDEVLGSLAAQDHRGRVQIVVADGGSTDGTLERLAAWQPRLPDLVVVHNPHRVQADGLNLAAQVASGDIVVRADGHTAYPPDYVRRSVEALLSCDAVAVGGNLLPLGTTPFGKAVAAVMRSPLAIGPGRFHHASQRQLADTVYLGAYRRADFLATGGYRALPSGVAEDADLYHRWRRQGRTILLDPAIRCTYRPRETPRAFAQQSWRYGRGKGELLWLNGRWPSWRPAAPLGLVVGLVATVAVGVAAGVWWPFAAVTGAWVLVVATVAAGCADPLAGAVRVAAAVAIMHLAYGAGLVVGMVSGPRPVRHLRQPDR, encoded by the coding sequence ATGTCGGGTTACCGGGGAATCGGCCGTACGCTCGCGGCCGTGCGGACCTCGGGTGAGACGACGGCGGCCGGCAGGTCGGTGTCGATCCTGCTGCCGGTCCTGGACGAGGCCGACCACATCGACGAGGTCCTGGGGTCGCTGGCCGCGCAGGATCACCGTGGTCGCGTCCAGATCGTCGTGGCCGACGGCGGTTCGACCGACGGGACGCTGGAGCGGCTCGCCGCCTGGCAGCCCCGGCTCCCCGACCTGGTCGTCGTCCACAACCCCCACCGGGTCCAGGCCGACGGCCTGAACCTGGCAGCCCAGGTCGCATCCGGCGACATCGTCGTCCGCGCCGACGGGCACACCGCCTACCCACCCGATTACGTCCGCCGCTCGGTCGAGGCGCTGCTGAGCTGCGACGCCGTCGCGGTCGGGGGCAACCTCCTGCCGCTGGGAACGACACCGTTCGGCAAGGCCGTCGCCGCGGTGATGCGTTCGCCGCTGGCGATCGGGCCGGGCAGGTTCCACCACGCGTCGCAGCGTCAGCTGGCGGACACCGTCTACCTCGGCGCGTACCGCCGCGCCGACTTCCTGGCCACCGGCGGGTACCGCGCCCTGCCGTCAGGCGTCGCGGAGGACGCCGACCTCTACCACCGCTGGCGCCGTCAGGGCCGCACGATCCTGCTCGACCCGGCTATCCGCTGCACCTACCGCCCGCGCGAGACGCCACGGGCGTTCGCCCAACAGAGCTGGCGGTACGGGCGCGGCAAAGGCGAACTGCTGTGGCTCAACGGGCGCTGGCCGTCGTGGCGTCCGGCCGCCCCGCTGGGGCTGGTGGTCGGCTTGGTGGCAACCGTCGCCGTCGGGGTCGCCGCCGGCGTGTGGTGGCCGTTCGCGGCCGTCACCGGGGCGTGGGTGCTGGTGGTTGCAACGGTCGCCGCCGGGTGCGCAGACCCCCTCGCCGGGGCGGTGCGGGTCGCGGCGGCTGTGGCGATCATGCATCTGGCGTACGGCGCGGGGCTGGTCGTGGGGATGGTGTCGGGGCCGCGCCCCGTGCGCCACCTGCGTCAGCCGGACCGGTGA
- a CDS encoding GuaB3 family IMP dehydrogenase-related protein, protein MREVEIGPGRRARAGYALDDVTLVPSRRSRSVGLVDVSWQLDAYPFELPVLSAPMDAVTSPATARLVGELGGLGVLNLQGLWTRYDDAENVLAEVASLQPGPDATERLQELYAAPVRDDLIGRRVEELSTHGLAAASLTPQRVERYHRAALEAGLDLLVVQGVVVTAQYVGRDGEEPLDLRAFTARYDIPVLVGGVASAKSALHLMRTGAVGVLVGVGVGSVSTTTAALGVGRPQATAIAEVAAARARYLAESGRYVHVIASGGIRTGGDLARAIACGADAVMLGRPLAAAHEAPGGGAYWGYSAAHHELPRGQLTRVEALGTLAQILTGPAHRDDGTVNLVGGLRRAMAVCGYEDLRGFQRAELAVRC, encoded by the coding sequence GTGCGAGAGGTCGAGATCGGTCCGGGACGCCGGGCCCGTGCTGGCTATGCGTTGGACGACGTGACCCTGGTCCCATCGCGTCGTAGCCGCAGCGTCGGCCTGGTGGACGTGTCCTGGCAGCTCGACGCCTATCCGTTCGAGCTGCCGGTGCTGTCCGCCCCGATGGACGCCGTGACCTCACCGGCCACGGCACGGCTGGTCGGCGAGCTCGGCGGTCTGGGCGTGCTGAACCTGCAGGGGCTGTGGACCCGGTACGACGACGCCGAGAACGTGCTCGCCGAGGTCGCGTCGCTGCAGCCGGGGCCGGACGCGACGGAACGCTTGCAGGAGTTGTACGCCGCCCCCGTCCGCGACGACCTGATCGGGCGGCGGGTCGAGGAGCTGTCGACCCACGGCCTGGCAGCAGCGAGCCTCACGCCACAGCGTGTCGAGCGCTACCACCGGGCCGCGCTGGAAGCCGGACTGGACCTGTTGGTGGTGCAGGGTGTGGTGGTCACGGCCCAGTACGTCGGACGCGACGGCGAGGAACCCCTCGACCTCAGAGCGTTCACGGCGCGGTACGACATCCCCGTGCTGGTCGGTGGGGTCGCATCCGCGAAGTCCGCCCTGCATCTGATGCGCACCGGGGCGGTGGGGGTCCTGGTCGGGGTGGGGGTGGGCAGCGTGTCGACCACCACGGCCGCGCTCGGCGTCGGCCGGCCGCAGGCGACCGCGATCGCCGAGGTCGCTGCGGCCCGTGCGCGCTACCTCGCAGAATCCGGCCGGTACGTGCACGTCATCGCCAGTGGCGGGATCCGTACCGGCGGGGACCTCGCCCGGGCGATCGCGTGTGGGGCCGACGCGGTGATGCTGGGTCGTCCGCTGGCTGCTGCGCACGAGGCCCCCGGCGGCGGGGCGTACTGGGGGTACTCCGCAGCGCACCACGAGCTGCCCCGCGGTCAGCTGACCCGGGTGGAAGCGCTGGGGACGTTGGCGCAGATCCTGACCGGCCCCGCGCACCGCGACGACGGCACGGTCAACCTGGTCGGCGGGCTGCGTCGGGCGATGGCCGTCTGCGGGTACGAGGACCTCAGAGGCTTCCAACGCGCCGAGCTGGCGGTGCGCTGCTGA
- a CDS encoding nucleotide sugar dehydrogenase, whose translation MSSAASFPNDVVIIGGCGHVGLPLGIALADRGMRTVLYDIDPEAVATVNSGRLPFAEAGAQEPLRRANRDRLLHATTEDASVGTAEHVVVVIGTPVDEHLNPDPNAIPRALGRCSEHLRDGQLVVLRSTVYPGVTGMVERMLGDLGVDADVAFCPERIAEGRAMVELYELPQIVAGRTDRARSRAEKLFRVLTDTIVTLEPEEAELAKLFTNVWRYIKFATANQLYMMANDFGLDFERIRQALAYDYPRAADVPPAGFAAGPCLLKDTMQLAAFNNNNFTLGHAATLVNEGLPLYVVARLEERFDLAAMTVGILGMAFKGESDDIRASLSYKLKRILKFKAADVLTTDPHVTVDDDLIPQEEVLQRSDLLIVGAPHDAYRGLETDLPVADIWNVVGRGVRV comes from the coding sequence ATGAGCAGCGCAGCCTCCTTCCCCAACGACGTCGTGATCATCGGCGGGTGCGGCCACGTGGGGCTGCCGCTGGGCATCGCGCTCGCGGACCGGGGCATGCGGACCGTGCTGTACGACATCGATCCCGAGGCGGTCGCGACGGTCAACAGCGGCAGGTTGCCGTTCGCCGAAGCCGGCGCCCAGGAGCCGCTCCGCCGCGCGAACCGCGATCGCCTGCTGCACGCCACAACCGAAGACGCCTCCGTGGGGACCGCCGAGCACGTCGTCGTGGTCATCGGCACGCCCGTCGACGAGCATCTCAACCCCGATCCGAACGCGATCCCGCGGGCGCTGGGCCGGTGCAGCGAGCACCTCCGCGACGGGCAGCTGGTGGTGTTGCGCAGCACCGTGTACCCCGGGGTCACCGGCATGGTGGAGCGCATGTTGGGTGACCTCGGCGTCGATGCGGACGTGGCGTTCTGTCCCGAACGGATCGCTGAGGGCCGCGCGATGGTCGAGCTGTACGAGCTGCCACAGATCGTCGCCGGCCGGACCGACCGTGCCCGTTCCCGCGCCGAGAAGCTGTTCCGGGTCCTGACCGACACGATCGTCACCCTCGAGCCAGAGGAGGCGGAGCTCGCCAAGCTGTTCACCAACGTCTGGCGCTACATCAAGTTCGCCACGGCCAACCAGCTGTACATGATGGCCAACGATTTCGGCTTGGATTTCGAGCGGATCCGCCAGGCGCTGGCCTACGACTACCCGCGCGCCGCCGACGTGCCACCGGCGGGGTTCGCGGCCGGCCCGTGCCTGTTGAAAGACACCATGCAGCTCGCCGCGTTCAACAACAACAACTTCACGCTGGGGCACGCCGCGACGCTGGTCAACGAGGGCCTGCCCCTGTACGTCGTGGCACGCCTGGAGGAGCGCTTCGACCTGGCCGCGATGACGGTGGGGATCCTCGGGATGGCGTTCAAGGGCGAGTCGGACGACATCCGTGCGAGCTTGAGCTACAAGCTGAAACGGATCCTGAAGTTCAAGGCCGCCGACGTGCTGACCACCGACCCGCACGTGACGGTGGACGACGACCTCATCCCGCAGGAGGAGGTGCTGCAGCGCTCCGACCTGCTGATCGTGGGCGCCCCGCACGACGCCTACCGCGGGCTCGAGACCGACCTCCCGGTCGCCGACATCTGGAACGTCGTCGGGCGCGGGGTCCGCGTGTGA
- the guaA gene encoding glutamine-hydrolyzing GMP synthase, which yields MTAPSDEIRDTRFDTVLVVDFGAQYAQLIARRVREAHVYSEIVSHTITADEVRARRAKAMILSGGPASVYAEWAPRLDPDVFAVGVPILGICYGQQLMADTLGGTVARTGIREYGRRDLTVDDPGVLLDGTPPRQPVWMSHGDTVTAAPPGFRVTARTETAPVAVFEDPDRGMYGVQYHPEVFHTTYGRELLKRFVYDAAGCRPTWTPLNVIDHAVSAVRAQVGDRPVLCGLSGGVDSAVAAALVHRAVGDQLTCVFVDHGLLRHDEGRQVEETFRGHFDVNLVHVKAEDRFLDALAGVTDPERKRRIIGEQFIRVFEESARDLYLGDQLTAPTRKFLVQGTLYPDVIESGSDTAATIKSHHNVGGLPADLDFELVEPLRLLFKDEVRHLGEELGLPEAMVWRQPFPGPGLAVRIVGEVTRDRLGIVRAADRIVLDELRRAGLERHIWQAFAALLTVRSVGVMGDERTYGHPIVVRAVTSEDAMTADWARLPDEVLERISGRIIGEVEGINRVVYDITSKPPATIEWE from the coding sequence ATGACCGCCCCGTCCGACGAGATCCGCGATACCCGGTTCGACACGGTCCTGGTGGTGGACTTCGGGGCCCAGTACGCGCAGCTGATCGCCCGCCGGGTCCGTGAGGCGCACGTCTACTCCGAGATCGTGTCTCACACCATCACCGCCGACGAGGTCCGCGCCCGGCGCGCCAAGGCGATGATCCTGTCGGGCGGTCCGGCCAGCGTGTACGCGGAATGGGCGCCCCGGCTGGATCCGGACGTGTTCGCCGTCGGCGTGCCGATCCTTGGCATCTGCTACGGCCAGCAGCTGATGGCCGACACCCTGGGGGGCACCGTCGCGAGGACCGGCATCCGCGAGTACGGCCGCCGCGACCTCACCGTCGACGACCCCGGCGTCCTGTTGGACGGCACCCCGCCACGCCAGCCGGTGTGGATGAGCCACGGCGACACGGTCACCGCCGCCCCGCCCGGGTTCCGCGTCACCGCGCGGACCGAGACCGCCCCGGTCGCGGTGTTCGAGGATCCTGACCGCGGCATGTACGGGGTGCAGTACCACCCGGAGGTGTTCCACACGACCTACGGCCGGGAACTGCTCAAGCGGTTCGTGTACGACGCGGCCGGGTGCCGTCCGACCTGGACGCCTTTGAACGTGATCGACCACGCGGTGTCCGCGGTTCGTGCGCAGGTCGGTGACCGTCCGGTGTTGTGCGGCCTGTCGGGCGGGGTGGACTCGGCGGTGGCGGCGGCGCTGGTGCACCGGGCCGTCGGCGACCAGCTGACGTGCGTGTTCGTCGACCACGGCCTGCTCCGCCACGACGAGGGACGCCAGGTCGAGGAGACCTTCCGCGGCCACTTCGACGTCAACCTGGTCCACGTCAAGGCCGAGGACCGGTTCCTCGACGCGCTGGCGGGCGTCACCGACCCGGAACGAAAGCGCAGGATCATCGGCGAGCAGTTCATCCGGGTGTTCGAGGAGAGCGCCCGTGATCTTTACCTCGGCGATCAGCTGACCGCGCCGACCAGGAAGTTCCTGGTGCAGGGAACCCTCTACCCGGACGTGATCGAGTCCGGTAGCGACACCGCCGCCACCATCAAGAGCCACCACAACGTGGGGGGGCTCCCCGCCGACCTGGACTTCGAGCTGGTCGAGCCGCTGCGACTGTTGTTCAAGGACGAGGTCCGCCACCTCGGCGAGGAGCTGGGGCTGCCTGAGGCGATGGTGTGGCGCCAACCGTTCCCCGGTCCCGGGCTGGCCGTGCGGATCGTCGGTGAGGTCACCCGCGACCGGCTGGGGATCGTCCGCGCCGCCGACCGCATCGTCCTGGACGAGCTGCGACGCGCAGGGCTGGAGCGCCATATCTGGCAGGCGTTCGCGGCCCTGCTCACCGTTCGGTCGGTGGGCGTCATGGGTGACGAGCGCACCTACGGACACCCGATCGTGGTCCGTGCAGTGACCTCCGAGGACGCCATGACGGCCGACTGGGCGCGCCTGCCCGACGAGGTCCTGGAGCGGATCAGCGGCCGCATCATCGGGGAGGTCGAAGGCATCAACCGCGTCGTGTACGACATCACCTCCAAGCCGCCCGCCACCATCGAGTGGGAGTAG
- a CDS encoding glycosyltransferase family 2 protein → MNPRVSVVIPAYDEGDEIVPVLDRLFESVTFPWEAVVVVDRPGDPTVEVVETYAEKEPRVTPAVNTYGPGPANAIRFGFDHASAGVVVVTMADGSDDPRQIDDLTRLVERGVVVAAASRYMPAGQQVGGPWLKGFLSKLAGLTLAWFARVGTRDATNSFKAYSREFVQQVGIHSRSGFEIGLELVAKARRLRLPVAEIPTIWLDRDQGVSHFRLLAWIPRYLRWYLFAFGPRLSVEEVRAQAERTAR, encoded by the coding sequence GTGAACCCACGGGTGTCGGTGGTGATCCCCGCCTACGACGAGGGCGACGAGATCGTCCCCGTCCTCGACCGGCTGTTCGAGTCGGTGACGTTTCCGTGGGAGGCCGTGGTCGTCGTGGACCGGCCGGGCGACCCGACCGTCGAGGTGGTCGAGACCTACGCCGAGAAGGAGCCGCGGGTCACCCCGGCGGTGAACACCTACGGGCCGGGCCCCGCCAACGCGATCCGCTTCGGGTTCGATCACGCGTCGGCTGGGGTGGTGGTCGTGACCATGGCCGACGGCAGCGACGACCCGCGTCAGATCGACGACCTGACGCGCCTGGTCGAGCGGGGCGTGGTGGTGGCGGCTGCCTCGCGGTACATGCCAGCCGGTCAGCAGGTCGGTGGGCCGTGGCTGAAGGGGTTCCTGTCCAAGCTGGCCGGGTTGACGCTCGCGTGGTTCGCGCGGGTGGGGACGCGGGACGCGACGAACTCGTTCAAGGCCTACTCGCGGGAGTTCGTGCAGCAGGTCGGGATCCACAGCCGCTCCGGGTTCGAGATCGGCCTGGAGCTCGTGGCCAAAGCGCGGCGGCTGCGCTTGCCCGTCGCCGAGATTCCCACGATCTGGCTGGACCGTGACCAGGGCGTGTCGCACTTCCGGTTGCTGGCGTGGATTCCCCGCTACCTGCGCTGGTACCTGTTCGCGTTCGGTCCACGGCTGTCGGTCGAGGAGGTACGTGCCCAGGCCGAGCGGACGGCCCGGTGA